In a single window of the Gossypium hirsutum isolate 1008001.06 chromosome D02, Gossypium_hirsutum_v2.1, whole genome shotgun sequence genome:
- the LOC107908909 gene encoding autophagy-related protein 2 isoform X2: protein MFGAWNNFAKSAEAVVSRWAVKRVFKFLLKKKLGQFILGDIDLDQLDVQLTEGTIQLSDLVLNVDYLNRKIGPAASLVIKEGSIGSLLVKMPWKGKGCQVEVDELELLLAPCSEDHLSSADETCSSNDDGNDYNYTDLGKFSNEMAGSHRNPDNVHEGVKTIAKMVKWFLTSFNVKIKKLIVAFDPSLEKGEELGFHRTLVLRISEIECGTCVSEDASLGDEDRDHSFLGISQLTNFVKFHGAALELLQMEDVDNKSCASHTSGMTFSGLQSCSPSNAAIRILSGKGGGFSGNLKLSIPWKNGSLDIRKVDADVSIDPVELRFQPSIIKWFLLSWETCKKFDKVEKSMHYETADSIYLNSNSQFQSPAHASAMAVIDEVVENHGRFSADCTSLRVQESVDEVLLPGSRFIPNWVPISIGKNKRDRVGEEADFGASVDQFFECFDGMRNSQSALGSSGMWNWTCSVFSAITAASSLASGSLHIPSEQQHVQTNLKAAFAGISIVLSFHDEDLDLLCDLIDLSSNIHYLGIECRDISVLVQVCPQEMRFEGTLVHVEAADYFFCKDGGDGSSNVDSKTFKIRNLQDEVHHALPLFSSSTGDQSSGVFRELVSTDFPLRGNGDMVKIVLFTTSGVTHCQCTVRSSSSGGGFSGQTSFSLKLPPLTFWFNFSLLKMLSELLKEVGKSTEIGNNKKVSYDACYENSESSHPRVKRSSSTCITTLSSAETLRGNILISDARVILCFPFKSDDDDDGRYTSWDQFIVLDISSPSPSKGGMQDNSPHLDGSLQKQFPSAGTRSLHLNFGNLCLYSVISAHKDGSGIDYGGMQRHKFSSQKILSVSNGSGCLSFISIFWQEGPVTGLWIAEKAKFLATQEESRSGNKYIGKGYEFATVTTVKDLDDLSVQTRQEIIFSTTCFAHIHLSSVMVDLDSSQYSGLHNLLKQIITGLSCFSCDATGTKEEDSMPQTSVLLECDSLEISIKPDAVENVKAPMQSELPGSWGCLRLNIQKFNLLSVSNIGGIRGSSFLWLTHSEGTLWGSISGVQNQEFLLISCSDSAMKRGDGGGSNALSSRLAGLDIVNFWEPESCQDFTSITVRCSTIVAVGGRLDWMDVICSFFSLPSVDPEQSVEHNLPKGDLDTPPRRASFVLKLVDIAVSYEPHLKNLTVHSEVLDSNSASSNGKEDMSEPYVACLLAASTFCLSNSMVADSLDNEYKIRVQDLGLLLCEVFECDKLGDSYSAEQLNGGGYVKVAREALIEAVVKTNCSNGLLWMVECSNSQIYVETCHDTTSGLIRLAAQFQQLFAPDVEESIVHLQTRWNNYQMAQQRTDEKSRDLNSDISPSSQIHTATVELEGKCGVAGLMDEISEDAFYLDRKETFQFSSSEVEFHLPLEEHVTEEACSLSFENAEMFSRDLPFNGIGLESSQTSFLEPGCFPELIESYCLSELRPLTELSTGLKSSHEVLKYRSIDMGEGDLGRGNSGWYEDASLRIVENHISEPSGQAGLKPIVEGQLSYHDSGVPDNTVNIIGRVLLKNINVRWRMHAGLDWHKTRKSNMCSNNILGRDRTVCLELAVSGLEFQYDIFTPGGVSVSKLSLSVHDFHLYDKSTDAPWKLVLRYYDSKDHPRESSSKAFKLDLEAVRPDPSTPLEEYRLRIALLPMRLQLHQSQLDFLISFFGEKSTSLDQTTSYPPDTDLLVKKSHNLAGHAIANEALLPYFQKFDIWPIIVRVDYSPHHVDLAALKGGKYAELVNFVPWKGIELELKHVHAVGVYGWGSVCETIIGEWLEDISQNQIHKVLCGFPTVQSLVAVGAAAAKLVSLPLESYRKDQRVLKGMQRGTMAFLRSISLEAVGLGVHLAAGTRDILLQAEYMFTNIPPPVSWSSQGKSKTKKKTNVRHNHPKDAQQGIQQVSSTRSLSSGL, encoded by the exons ATGTTTGGCGCGTGGAATAATTTTGCGAAATCGGCTGAGGCGGTGGTTTCCCGGTGGGCGGTGAAGAGAGTGTTTAAATTTTTGCTGAAGAAGAAGCTTGGACAATTTATTTTAGGGGATATTGATTTGGACCAACTCGATGTTCAGCTTACAGAAGGCACCATCCAGCTCTCTGACCTCGTCCTCAACGTCGATTATCTTAATCGGAAG ATTGGTCCAGCAGCATCTTTGGTCATAAAAGAGGGGTCTATAGGCTCTTTATTAGTTAAAATGCCTTGGAAGGGTAAAGGATGTCAAGTTGAGGTTGATGAACTTGAGCTGTTGCTTGCCCCTTGCTCGGAGGATCATTTATCAAGTGCAGATGAGACTTGTAGTTCCAATGATGATGGTAATGATTATAATTACACTGACTTAGggaaattttcaaatgaaatggCAGGAAGTCATAGGAATCCTGATAATGTCCATGAAGGTGTAAAGACAATTGCAAAGATGGTAAAATGGTTTCTTACAAGCTTTAATGTAAAGATTAAAAAGTTAATAGTTGCATTTGATCCATCTCTAGAGAAGGGTGAAGAACTGGGCTTCCACAGGACTTTGGTGCTTCGGATATCAGAAATAGAATGTGGAACTTGTGTCTCTGAAGATGCTAGTTTAGGTGATGAAGATAGAGATCACAGTTTTCTTGGAATTAGCCAACTTACAAACTTTGTTAAATTCCATGGAGCTGCACTTGAGCTTCTTCAGATGGAGGATGTTGACAATAAATCTTGTGCTTCACACACATCAGGAATGACTTTTTCTGGATTGCAGTCGTGTTCTCCATCAAATGCTGCTATTCGAATCCTGTCAGGGaaaggaggtggattttcagggAATTTGAAGCTTAGCATTCCCTGGAAGAATGGTTCCTTGGACATTCGCAAAGTGGATGCAGATGTTTCTATTGATCCAGTAGAATTAAGATTTCAACCTAGCATAATTAAATGGTTCTTACTTTCATGGGAAACTTGCAAGAAGTTTGACAAGGTTGAGAAGAGTATGCACTATGAGACAGCAGACTCTATATACTTAAATTCCAATTCTCAATTCCAATCACCAGCACATGCTTCTGCCATGGCTGTCATTGATGAAGTTGTAGAAAATCATGGAAGGTTTTCTGCAGACTGTACTTCCTTGCGTGTTCAAGAATCTGTCGATGAAGTATTGCTACCTGGTTCGCGTTTTATACCTAATTGGGTACCAATTTCCATTGGTAAAAACAAGAGGGACCGTGTTGGAGAAGAAGCTGACTTTGGTGCAAG TGTGGACCAATTTTTTGAGTGTTTTGATGGAATGAGAAATTCACAATCAGCTTTGGGAAGTAGTGGAATGTGGAACTGGACATGCTCTGTTTTCAGTGCAATAACTGCTGCTTCCAGCCTTGCATCTGGATCTTTGCATATTCCTTCTG AACAGCAGCATGTTCAAACTAATCTTAAAGCAGCCTTTGCTGGAATTTCTATTGTGTTGTCCTTTCATGATGAAGATCTGGATCTTTTGTGTGATCTAATAGATCTCAgttcaaacattcattatttgGGCATAGAATGCAGGGATATCTCTGTTCTCGTGCAG GTATGTCCTCAAGAAATGAGGTTTGAAGGAACACTGGTGCATGTTGAAGCTGCTGATTATTTCTTCTGCAAGGATGGAGGGGATGGTAGCAGTAACGTTGACAGTAAAACCTTTAAAATCAGAAATCTGCAAGATGAGGTTCACCATGCTCTTCCTCTGTTTTCCTCATCTACGGGAGATCAATCTTCAGGTGTATTCCGCGAGTTAGTTTCTACTGATTTTCCACTCAGAGGCAACGGTGATATGGTCAAAATTGTGTTGTTTACAACCTCTGGGGTCACTCACTGCCAATGTACTGTGAGGTCTAGTTCATCTGGTGGTGGGTTTTCGGGGCAAACTTCTTTCTCACTGAAACTGCCACCTCTAACTTTTTGGTTTAACTTCTCATTGCTAAAAATGTTATCGGAGCTCTTGAAGGAAGTTGGAAAATCTACTGAAATAGGTAATAACAAAAAAGTCTCATATGATGCTTGCTATGAGAATTCTGAATCATCTCATCCTCGTGTTAAAAGAAGTTCTAGCACTTGCATTACAACCTTGTCTTCGGCAGAAACGTTACGAGGCAACATATTAATCTCCGATGCAAGAGTAATTCTCTGTTTCCCTTTTAagagtgatgatgatgatgatggaagATACACTTCATGGGATCAATTTATTGTTCTTGATATTTCTTCACCATCACCGTCCAAGGGTGGAATGCAAGACAATAGTCCACATCTTGATGGAAGTCTGCAGAAACAATTTCCCTCAGCTGGCACACGTTCTTTGCATCTGAACTTTGGTAATCTTTGCTTATACTCAGTCATATCTGCTCATAAAGATGGTAGTGGAATTGACTATGGTGGCATGCAGAGGCATAAATTTTCTTCTCAAAAGATTCTTTCTGTCAGCAACGGGAGTGGGTGTCTTTCCTTCATTAGTATCTTTTGGCAGGAGGGTCCTGTGACTGGCCTTTGGATAGCAGAGAAAGCCAAGTTCTTAGCGACACAAGAAGAAAGCAGGAGTGGAAATAAATACATAGGAAAAGGTTATGAGTTTGCGACTGTTACCACTGTGAAAGATCTTGATGATCTAAGTGTTCAAACCCGCCAGGAGATAATTTTTAGCACAACATGCTTTGCTCACATTCATTTGTCTTCTGTTATGGTTGACCTAGACAGTTCACAGTATAGTGGCTTGCATAACCTTTTAAAACAGATTATTACTGGATTATCGTGTTTCTCATGTGATGCAACTGGTACCAAAGAAGAGGATTCAATGCCTCAAACATCAGTTCTTCTGGAATGCGATTCTCTAGAAATTTCAATCAAACCAGATGCAGTTGAAAATGTGAAAGCTCCCATGCAGAGTGAACTTCCAGGTTCATGGGGTTGTCTGAGACTGAACATTCAGAAATTCAATTTACTATCTGTCTCAAATATTGGTGGTATTAGAGGTTCCAGTTTTCTATGGTTAACCCACAGTGAGGGTACATTATGGGGTTCAATCTCTGGGGTTCAAAATCAGGAGTTTCTTTTAATCTCATGTAGTGATTCTGCAATGAAACGTGGTGATGGAGGAGGTTCAAATGCTTTATCTTCTAGGTTAGCTGGTTTAGATATTGTAAACTTCTGGGAGCCAGAGAGCTGCCAAGATTTTACATCTATAACTGTGAGGTGCAGCACAATTGTTGCTGTAGGTGGTCGTTTGGACTGGATGGATGTCATATGCTCCTTTTTCAGCTTGCCTTCAGTGGATCCTGAACAATCTGTTGAGCATAATTTACCAAAGGGAGATTTAGACACCCCCCCTCGCCGAGCTTCATTTGTTCTTAAATTGGTTGATATTGCTGTGAGTTATGAACCCCACTTAAAGAACTTGACTGTTCATAGTGAAGTTCTTGACTCAAATTCTGCTTCTTCAAATGGCAAAGAAGACATGTCTGAACCTTATGTAGCTTGTCTGCTAGCTGCATCTACCTTCTGTCTTTCAAATTCAATGGTGGCAGATTCCCTAGATAATGAATATAAAATTAGAGTGCAAGATCTAGGTCTTCTTCTTTGTGAAGTCTTTGAGTGCGACAAACTTGGGGATTCTTATAGTGCCGAACAACTTAATGGGGGTGGTTATGTTAAAGTTGCTCGAGAGGCACTTATTGAAGCTGTTGTAAAAACTAACTGTAGCAATGGCCTTCTGTGGATGGTAGAGTGTTCTAATTCTCAAATTTATGTTGAAACCTGCCATGACACCACATCTGGTTTGATTCGCCTGGCCGCTCAATTCCAACAGTTATTTGCCCCTGATGTGGAGGAGTCTATTGTGCACTTACAAACACGGTGGAATAATTATCAGATGGCACAACAGAGGACTGATGAGAAAAGTAGAGACCTAAATTCGGACATTAGCCCATCTTCTCAAATTCATACTGCTACTGTAGAGTTAGAGGGTAAATGTGGGGTGGCTGGCTTGATGGATGAGATATCTGAAGATGCATTTTACTTGGATAGAAAGGAGACCTTCCAGTTCAGTTCTTCTGAGGTAGAGTTTCACCTTCCCCTTGAGGAACATGTTACTGAAGAAGCTTGTAGCTTAAGCTTTGAAAATGCTGAGATGTTTTCTCGCGATCTACCTTTTAATGGGATAGGTCTTGAAAGTAGCCAAACTTCCTTTCTAGAACCAGGTTGCTTCCCTGAACTAATAGAAAGTTACTGTCTATCTGAGTTACGCCCCCTTACAGAATTATCTACAGGACTAAAATCTTCTCATGAGGTCCTGAAATACAGATCCATAGATATGGGGGAGGGAGATCTTGGAAGAGGGAACAGTGGATGGTATGAAGATGCTTCTTTAAGAATTGTAGAAAATCACATTTCAGAACCAAGTGGTCAAGCTGGTTTGAAACCAATTGTGGAAGGCCAGCTTTCATATCATGACTCTGGTGTACCTGATAATACAGTAAACATCATAGGACGTGTACTCCTTAAGAACATTAATGTAAGATGGAGAATGCATGCTGGGTTGGACTGGCACAAAACTAGAAAGAGTAACATGTGTTCCAATAATATTCTTGGAAGGGATAGAACtgtatgtctagagcttgcagtATCTGGGTTGGAATTTCAATATGACATATTCACACCTGGCGGAGTTTCTGTGTCCAAACTTTCTCTTTCAGTCCATGATTTTCATCTCTATGACAAGAGCACAGATGCACCTTGGAAACTG GTGCTAAGATACTACGATTCAAAAGATCATCCTAGGGAATCCTCTTCAAAGGCATTCAAACTGGACCTAGAGGCTGTAAGACCAGATCCTTCTACACCTCTTGAGGAATACCG GTTACGCATTGCCCTCCTTCCTATGCGGTTACAGCTTCATCAAAGCCAACTTGATTTTCTCATCAGCTTTTTTGGTGAAAAAAGCACATCACTTGATCAGACTACTAGCTATCCTCCAGATACTGATTTGTTGGTGAAGAAGAGCCATAATCTTGCTGGCCATGCCATTGCAAATGAGGCATTGCTACCTTATTTTCAG AAGTTTGATATTTGGCCCATTATTGTTCGAGTTGACTATAGTCCTCACCATGTTGATCTAGCTGCACTGAAAGGTGGTAAATATGCGGAACTTGTAAACTTTGTTCCATGGAAG GGAATTGAGCTAGAACTTAAACACGTTCATGCTGTTGGTGTCTATGGGTGGGGCAGTGTTTGTGAAACAATTATCGGGGAGTGGTTGGAAGATATTTCTCAAAATCAG ATTCATAAAGTATTGTGTGGCTTTCCTACCGTCCAATCTTTGGTTGCTGTTGGTGCTGCTGCTGCAAAGCTGGTTTCCTTGCCACTTGAGAGCTATAGAAAAGATCAGAGGGTACTGAAGGGAATGCAAAGAG GTACAATGGCATTCCTTCGAAGTATATCACTTGAAGCTGTTGGACTTGGTGTGCATTTGGCAGCAGGGACTCGTGACATTCTGCTTCAGGCTGAGTATATGTTCACAAATATTCCTCCACCTGTATCATGGTCTTCACAAGGCAAGTCAAAGACGAAGAAAAAGACAAATGTTAGGCATAATCATCCTAAAGATGCCCAACAAGGAATACAACAGGTGAGCAGTACTAGATCCTTGTCTTCAG GCTTATGA